Genomic window (Helicobacter pylori):
TTAGTGCAACTCAACCGCAGCCTAGAAAACCGAGACGATAAACGGCCCATTCTTTCTGATATTAAAGACAGCGGAGGGATTGAACAAGACGCTGATATTGTTTTATTTTTGTATAGAGGTTATATCTATCAAATGAGGGCTGAAGACAACAAAATAGACAAGCTCAAAAAAGAAGGCAAAATTGAAGAGGCGCAAGAGTTGCACCTAAAAGTCAATGAAGAAAGGCGTATCCATAAGCAAAATGGCAGTATTGAAGAGGCTGAAATCATTGTGGCTAAAAACAGGAATGGGGCTACAGGAACGGTTTATACGCGCTTTAACGCTCCTTTCACACGCTATGAAGACATGCCCATGGATTCTCATTTAGAAGAAGGACAAGAAACTAAAATTGAAATGCCCATAACTTGAAAGATAAAACTTTTCAGGGGGCGTTTGAACTTCTTACAACCCCCAAAGAATACTTGTTGTGTGGGGTTATTTTAAGCCTTTTGTTAGCGTTCAATCTTTATTTAGAGTATTTGAATTACCAAAAGCTTGATTTTTCAAAACCTACAAGCCTGAACGCTCAAATCTTGTTGCAATACCCTAAAACTAAAGATCAAAAAACCTATTTTGTTTTAAAGCTCCAATCAAAGGGCATGATCTTTTACACCACCATTAAAGAGCCTTTAAAAAACCTCCAATACCGCTACGCGCAATTTTTTGGCAAAATCAAACCTTGCTCGTTCTTAGAGTCTTTAAGATCATGCTTTTTTCAAACTTATTCTTTTTCTTTAACACGAAAACAAGATCTCAAATCGCATTGGCGCCGTTTCATTGACAGCGCTCATTCAAGCGCTTTAGTGGGTAATTTATACCGAGCGTTGTTTATAGGGGATAGCTTGAATAAAGACTTAAGAGATAGGGCTAACGCGCTAGGGATCAACCACTTACTAGCCATTAGCGGATTCCATTTAGGGATTTTGAGCGCGAGCGTGTATTTTATTTTCTCTCTTTTTTATACCCCCTTACAAAAACGCTATTTCCCTTATAGGAACGCTTTTTATGATATAGGAGTTTTGGTGTGGGTTTTTTTGCTAGGGTATTTATTGCTATTAGATTTTTTACCCTCTTTTTTCAGGGCGTTTTTAATGGGCTTGTTAGGGTTTTTGGCATGCTTTTTTGGGGTAAGGCTTTTGAGTTTTAAACTTTTGATTTTAGCGTGCTGTATCGCTATAGCGTTACTCCCTAAATTGCTTTTTAGCGTGGGGTTTTTGCTTTCTGTTTGTGGGGTGTGGTATATCTTTTTGTTTTTAAAACACACTCAAGCCTTTTTTAAAACCTCTTCTTTTTTGGTGCGATCTTTTCAGGTCATAAGCTTAAGCGTGCTGGTGTTTTTGAACATGCTCATCATTGCGCATGCCTTTTTCCCTATGTTTTCGCCCTACCAACTCTTTAGCATTCCTTTAGGCTTGATTTTTATCGTGTTTTTCCCTTTGAGTTTGTTCTTGCATGCTGTGGGTTTGGGGTCTTTGTTGGATGGTATTTTAAACATGCCTTTAATGATCCCTACGATTTCGGTTTTTTCGCCTTTATGGCTTTTGGGGGTGCATTTATTTTTAACGATTCTAAGCACGCGTTTTTTTAAAGTTTATTTAAGCATGAATGTTTTAAGCGTGGGCTTTTTCTTGTATTGTTGCTATCAATATATTATAATGCCTAGTTTAATTGTAGGTTAGAAAAGTCATTTTATTAGGGATCAAATAATTGCTTAAAAAAATCACGCATAAAATCAAAGCTTTAAGCGAATTGGTCGCTTTGGAGCATACGATATTTTCTAGCATGTTTTTACTCATGGCTATGGTCATAAGCTCCTATCAAAAAAATCAAACGCTCTTTTTTGGGTTAGAAACCTTAATCCTTTGTTTTTTAGCCTTATTAGGGGCAAGAAACTTCGCTATGGGGTTTAACCGCCTAGTGGATAGAGATATTGATAAGGATAACCCAAGGACGAAAAACCGTCCGAGCGTGGATGGTAGGATCAGCGTTAAAGGCATGGTGGTTTTTAGCTTTTTAAACGCTCTTTTATTCGTGGTGGTGAGCTATTTCATTAACCCTTTAGCTTTCAGGCTTTCGTTCCCTTTTTTAATCATTTTAGGGGGGTATTCGTTCTTCAAGCGCTTTTCTTCTTTGGCGCATTTTATCGTGGGTTTGGCTTTGGGTTTAGCCCCCATTGCTGGGAGTGTGGCGGTTTTAGGGGATATTCCTTTATGGAATGTCTTTTTGGCTTTAGGGGTGATGTTATGGGTGGCTGGGTTTGATTTGCTCTATTCTTTACAGGATATGGAGTTTGATAAAGAAAGGGGCTTGTTTTCCATCCCTAGCCAATTAGGGGAAAAGTGGTGCTTGAATCTTTCAAGGCTCTCACACCTTGTAGCGCTTGTGTGCTGGCTTTGTTTTATCAAATGCTATCATGGGGGGCTTTTTGCGTATTTAGGATTAGGGGTTTCAGCCTTGATTTTACTCTATGAGCAGATCTTAGTGGCTAGGGATTATAAAAACATTCCTAAAGCCTTTTTTGTGAGCAATGGCTATTTGGGGGTGGTGTTTTTTATTTTTATTGTCCTTGATGTGGGATTTAAGCATGCATGAGTTGGTTTTAAGATCTCAAGCTTTAGGGTTTGAAACGCGCCTAGTCCAATGCGATTTATCGTTCTCTTATGAAAGGTTCATCTCTAAAACCACACGCTCTTTAGCGGTATTAGAAGAATTTGATTGGTTGGGTTCTGGCTTTGATTTTTCACGCTTGAATGTTGAAAATGACACTCTGGAATTACTCAAAGCGCTGTATTTTAAATTAGAAAAATTAGAGAGCCTGCTTTTAAAAGAAAATTTACTTGAATTAGAGCAAAAGGATCGCATCACCGCTTTAGGGCATGGGTTGATTTGTATCAAAAAATCAAGCCTGATAACGCCTCAAACTTATTACGGGCGTTGTGTGTTAGAGGGGAAAATCCTAGCCTTTTTTGGCGTGGCAAGGGATAAAAATTTTTTAGAAATCACTCGCATGCACGCCTTAGACATTAAGCGTTATGATTCTTTCATTGTCCATAGCGAAAGGAAAGGCTTGAAATTATGAACGGGAGCAATCATGTTATCTTCTAATGATTTGTTTATGGTCGTTTTAGGGGCGATTTTGTTGGTGTTGGTGTGCTTGGTGGGGTATTTGTATCTTAAAGAAAAAGAGTTTTACCATAAAATGAGGCGTTTAGAAAAAACCTTAGATGAATCCTATCAAGAAAATTATATCTATTCTAAGCACTTGAAAGAATTAGAGGGGCGTTTAGAAGGCCTTTCTTTAGAAAAAAGCGCTAAAGAGGATAGCTCATTGAGAACGACCCTTTCACACCTTTATAACCAGTTGCAAGAAATCCAAAAATCCATGGATAAAGAGCGCGATTATTTAGAAGAAAAAATCATTATTTTAGAAAACAAATTCAAAGACATGGGGCATTATGCCGCTAGCGATGAAATCAACGAAAAACAGGTTTTGAAAATGTATCAAGAAGGCTTTAGCGTGGATTCTATTTCTAAAGAACTTAAAGTGAGTAAGGGCGAGGTGGAGTTTGTATTGAACATGGCAGGGTTAAAATGATAGCTTTAAGCAACGCTCTTTCAAGACTTTTTGGCTCTGTCGCTGGCTATGAATTCCCTTCTTTTATCCAAAAAGGCATCAACGCCCTTTATGTTAAGATCTTTAAAATTGATTTGAGCGAGTTTGAGCCTTTAGAAAATTATAAGAGTTTGAACGCTCTTTTCACGCGCTCTTTAAAAAAAGAACGCCCCTTTGACAAAGCCCCTAACGCATGCATTGCACCTTGCGATGCTTTGATCACTGAATGCGCTTTTTTAGACAACGATAGCGCTTTACAAATTAAAGGCATGCCCTATAAAGCGCATGAATTAGTGGGTGAAATCAATCCCTTAAGCCCTTCTTTTTTCTATGTGAATTTTTACCTTTCGCCCAAAGATTACCACCACTACCACGCCCCTTGCGATTTAGAAATTTTAGAGGCTCGTTGCTTTGCGGGGAAACTACTGCCAGTCAATAAGCCCTCATTACACAAAAACAAAAATCTGTTTGTGGGCAATGAAAGAGTGGCGCTTGTTGCAAAAGACATTCAAGGCAATAGGTTGTATTTTATAGCGGTGGGAGCGTTAAATGTGGGTAAAATGCGTTTTAATTTTGATAAGAATATCCAAACTAACGCTAAAGCCCATTTCACGCAAACCTACTCTTACAACCCTCCAATTAAGGTTAAAAAGGGGGATAATTTAGGGAATTTTGAAATGGGCTCTACGATCGTTTTATTCATTCAAAACACCGCTTTTAAAGATTTGAAAGAAAAAAGCGTGAAGTTTGGGGAAAGTATAGGGGAATTTCATGCCAACTGATAACGATTTAAAAACTTCTATTTTGGAATTGTTGCGCGATTTAGACGCGCTTTTAGTGGCTCATTTTTATCAAAAAGATGAGATTGTAGAGTTAGCCCATTATACAGGCGATAGCCTGGAGTTAGCTAAAATCGCAAGTCAAAGCGATAAAAACCTCATCGTGTTTTGCGGGGTGCATTTTATGGGGGAGAGCGTGAAAGCCCTAGCCTTCAACAAACAAGTGATCATGCCCAAACTCTCATGCTGTTCTATGGCGAGAATGATTGATAGCCATTACTACGATAGAAGCGTTCATTTATTAAAAGAATACGGCGTTAAAGAGTTTTACCCTATCACTTATATCAATTCTAACGCTGAAGTGAAAGCCAAAGTCGCTAAAGATGGTGGCGTGGTTTGCACGAGTAGGAACGCTTCTAAAATCTTTAATCACGCTTTAAAACAAAATAAAAAAATCTTTTTTCTACCGGATAAATGCTTGGGTGAAAATCTAGCCCTAGAAAATGGCTTAAAAAGCACGATTTTAGGCGCAAATAGCAAAGAAGAAATTAAAAACGCTGATGTGGTTTGTTATAACGGCTTTTGTTCGGTGCATCAGCTTTTCAAATTAGAAGACATTGAATTTTACCGCCAAAAATACCCGGATATTTTAATCGCTGTCCATCCAGAATGCGAGCCTAGCGTGGTTCAAAATGCTGATTTTAGCGGATCAACGAGTCAAATCATAGAATTTGTAGAAAAGTTAAGCCCCCATCAAAAAGTCGCCATAGGCACTGAAAGCAATTTAGTCAATCGCTTGAAAGCCAAGCGCAACCATCAAAACACTTTCATTCTTTCTAGCACGCTCGCCCTTTGCCCTACCATGAATGAAACGACTTTAAAAGATTTGTTTGAAGTCTTAAAGGCTTATAAAAACCACAGGGCTTTTAATGCGATTGAATTAAAAGATGAGGTGGCGCATCTGGCCAAACTCGCTTTAACTAAAATGATGGAGTTATCCTAATGGAGATTAAAACCTTTTTAGAACGCGCTTTAAAAGAAGATTTAGGGCATGGGGATTTGTTTGAAAGGGTGTTAGAAAAAGACTTTAAAGCCACAGCCTTTGTTAGGGCTAAACAAGAGGGCGTGTTTTCAGGCGAAAAATACGCTTTAGAGTTGTTGGAAATGACTGGCATTGAATGCGTTAAAACCATTAAGGATAAAGAACGCTTCAAACCTAAAGGCACTTTAATGGAGATTAGGGGGGATTTTAGCATGCTTTTAAAGGTGGAGCGCACCCTTTTAAACCTTTTGCAACACAGCAGCGGGATCGCTACTTTAACGAGTCGTTTTGTGAAAGCTTTAAACTCCCATGAAGTGCGTTTGTTGGATACACGAAAAACCAGACCCCTTTTAAGGATCTTTGAAAAATATTCCGTGCTTAATGGGGGAGCGAGCAACCACCGCTTAGGGCTAGATGACGCTTTAATGCTTAAAGACACGCATTTAAAGCATGTCAAAGATCTCAAAAGCTTTTTAACGCATGCCAGAAAAAACTTGCCCTTCACGGCTAAAATTGAAATTGAATGCGAAAGCTTTGAAGAGGCCAAAAACGCCATGAATGCGGGAGCGGATATTGTGATGTGCGATAATTTGAGCGCTTTAGAGACTAAAGAAATTGCCGCTTATAGAGATTCGCATTATCCCTTTGTTTTATTGGAAGCGAGCGGGAACATTTCACTAGAGAGCGTCAACGCTTACGCCAAAAGCGGCGTGGATGCCATTAGTGTAGGGGCTTTAATCCATCAAGCCACTTTTATTGACATGCACATGAAAATGGCTTAAAGGCTTTAAAAGGGGTTATTAGCATGCTAAAAGAATATTTAGAAAGCATTAAAGATCTTACGCCTGAAAAGAATGAACTCGCACACCGCTCCTTTCTACAAAACTTGCTTAATCGGTTAAAAGACCATTTCAATAAAGAATTTAAGATTGAACATGAACCTAACAGAGACAAACAAGGGGGTCAGCCTGATTTTCGCATTTCTTTCCAAGGGCTTAACATTGGCTATATAGAAAATAAAAGGGTAGGGACTAATCTTAGCCAGCTCTTAAAAAGCGATCAAGTTCTTAAATATTTAGAATTAAACCCTAATCTCATGCTCACGGATTACCTTAATTTCGTGTGGGTAGGGAAAGATGAAAATAATGAGCCTTTAATTAAAAGAGAAATTTCTATCGCTAGCCTTGATGAACTCTCTAAACCCCTAAAACCCAAACCGCAAACCGAGCGCGATTTAATTGAATTGTTCAAAAGCTTTTTCAATCACGAAGCAGCGCCTATCGCTAACGCTAAAGATTTTGCAACGCGTTTAAGCACGCCCACCAGGTATTTAAAAGACGCTCTAATCACATACCAAAAAGACACGCAAGTTTCTAGCATTTTTAACAATTTTAAAGAATATCTTTATGAAGAATTGAGTTTTGAAGACTTTAGCGATGCGCTCGCTCAAACGCTCACCTACAGCCTTTTTCTGGCCAAGCTCAACCACCCTTTTGAAAAAATCAATTTGGATAATGTGAGAAGCTCCATTCCTGAAAATTTCGCTGTGATCAGAGAAATGGCGGACTTTTTAAAGAAGCTTGATGCAATCAAAAAAATCCAATGGCTTTTAAATGAAATTTTAAGCTCGATAAATCATGTTGATATGGATTCTATCCTTAAAGATTTGAATGACGATAAAGACCCTTATTTGCACTTTTATGAAACCTTTTTAAGCGCTTATGACCCTAAATTGCGAGAGAAAAAGGGCGTGTATTACACCCCAGATTCTGTGGTGAAATTCATCATTAACGCTTTGGATAGCCTGCTTAAAACGCATTTCAAAGACGCTCCCTTAGGCTTAAAAAGCACTTTAGATAACGAAAACATCAAGCTCTTAGATTTTGCCACCGGCACCGGCACTTTTTTATTGGAAGCGTTTAGAAAGGCGTTAGAAACGAAAAAAACAAGCGATGGAGGCACCTCCACTAAAGAGGACAAATACCAAAACCTCTTGAAGCAATTCTATGGGTTTGAATACTTGATCGCTCCTTATGCGATCGCTCATTTGAATCTCAGCCAAGCCTTTAAGGAGGAATTTAAAAAATCTCTCAAAGAAAACGACGCGCTTAAAATCATTTTAACCAACACCCTCATACAGCCTAGTGAGATCGTTGCTTATCGTGGGCTAAGCCCGATTTTTGAAAAAGAGCTTTCAAACGCCCAAGAAATTAAAAAAAATGAAAATATCCTTATCATCACCGGTAACCCCCCCTTATAGCGGGGCGAGCAGTAATGAGGGCCTGTTTGAATGGGAAGTGAAAGCCACTTACGGCATAGAGCCTAAGTTTCAAACCATAGAAATTGAAAAAAACATTAAACTCACCGATAAAATCCAAACGCTTTTAAACAACATTCAAAAACAAAAAGAAAGCGGCAGTAAAAACGCCCTAAAGGAACTTAAAAATCTCCATTCCAAATACAAACTGCAAAAGGAGAAAAACCCTAAATGGCTCTTAGACGATTACGTGAAATTCATGCGTTTCGCTCAAAACAAGATCGAATCATTAGGGCATGGCCTTTTTGGCTTTATCTCTAACAACGCCTTTTTAGACAACCCGACTTTTAGGGGGTTAAGGCGCTCTCTTTTAGAATGCTACGATGAGCTTTATATCTTAAATTTGCATGGAAATGCGAGGAAAAAGGAGGAAACCCCACAAGGCGCAAAAGATGAAAATGTTTTCAATATCATGCAAGGTGTGTCCATTAACCTCTTTGTCAAAAAGGCACAAGCCACCAAAAAAATCTGTTATTATGATGTGTATGGCGAAAGGGCTGAAAAATACGCTTTTTTAGCCCAAAACGATTTGAATAGTATTGAGTGGCTTGAGATTGCCCCAAGAGCGCCTTTTTACTTGCTCATACCCCAAGAAACGCCCTTGTTAGAGGAATACGAGCAAGGCTTTAGCGTCCAGGAGATGTTTCAAGTTGGA
Coding sequences:
- a CDS encoding ComEC/Rec2 family competence protein, yielding MKDKTFQGAFELLTTPKEYLLCGVILSLLLAFNLYLEYLNYQKLDFSKPTSLNAQILLQYPKTKDQKTYFVLKLQSKGMIFYTTIKEPLKNLQYRYAQFFGKIKPCSFLESLRSCFFQTYSFSLTRKQDLKSHWRRFIDSAHSSALVGNLYRALFIGDSLNKDLRDRANALGINHLLAISGFHLGILSASVYFIFSLFYTPLQKRYFPYRNAFYDIGVLVWVFLLGYLLLLDFLPSFFRAFLMGLLGFLACFFGVRLLSFKLLILACCIAIALLPKLLFSVGFLLSVCGVWYIFLFLKHTQAFFKTSSFLVRSFQVISLSVLVFLNMLIIAHAFFPMFSPYQLFSIPLGLIFIVFFPLSLFLHAVGLGSLLDGILNMPLMIPTISVFSPLWLLGVHLFLTILSTRFFKVYLSMNVLSVGFFLYCCYQYIIMPSLIVG
- the mqnP gene encoding menaquinone biosynthesis prenyltransferase MqnP translates to MVALEHTIFSSMFLLMAMVISSYQKNQTLFFGLETLILCFLALLGARNFAMGFNRLVDRDIDKDNPRTKNRPSVDGRISVKGMVVFSFLNALLFVVVSYFINPLAFRLSFPFLIILGGYSFFKRFSSLAHFIVGLALGLAPIAGSVAVLGDIPLWNVFLALGVMLWVAGFDLLYSLQDMEFDKERGLFSIPSQLGEKWCLNLSRLSHLVALVCWLCFIKCYHGGLFAYLGLGVSALILLYEQILVARDYKNIPKAFFVSNGYLGVVFFIFIVLDVGFKHA
- a CDS encoding DUF6115 domain-containing protein — translated: MLSSNDLFMVVLGAILLVLVCLVGYLYLKEKEFYHKMRRLEKTLDESYQENYIYSKHLKELEGRLEGLSLEKSAKEDSSLRTTLSHLYNQLQEIQKSMDKERDYLEEKIIILENKFKDMGHYAASDEINEKQVLKMYQEGFSVDSISKELKVSKGEVEFVLNMAGLK
- a CDS encoding phosphatidylserine decarboxylase produces the protein MIALSNALSRLFGSVAGYEFPSFIQKGINALYVKIFKIDLSEFEPLENYKSLNALFTRSLKKERPFDKAPNACIAPCDALITECAFLDNDSALQIKGMPYKAHELVGEINPLSPSFFYVNFYLSPKDYHHYHAPCDLEILEARCFAGKLLPVNKPSLHKNKNLFVGNERVALVAKDIQGNRLYFIAVGALNVGKMRFNFDKNIQTNAKAHFTQTYSYNPPIKVKKGDNLGNFEMGSTIVLFIQNTAFKDLKEKSVKFGESIGEFHAN
- the nadA gene encoding quinolinate synthase NadA; its protein translation is MPTDNDLKTSILELLRDLDALLVAHFYQKDEIVELAHYTGDSLELAKIASQSDKNLIVFCGVHFMGESVKALAFNKQVIMPKLSCCSMARMIDSHYYDRSVHLLKEYGVKEFYPITYINSNAEVKAKVAKDGGVVCTSRNASKIFNHALKQNKKIFFLPDKCLGENLALENGLKSTILGANSKEEIKNADVVCYNGFCSVHQLFKLEDIEFYRQKYPDILIAVHPECEPSVVQNADFSGSTSQIIEFVEKLSPHQKVAIGTESNLVNRLKAKRNHQNTFILSSTLALCPTMNETTLKDLFEVLKAYKNHRAFNAIELKDEVAHLAKLALTKMMELS
- the nadC gene encoding carboxylating nicotinate-nucleotide diphosphorylase, producing MEIKTFLERALKEDLGHGDLFERVLEKDFKATAFVRAKQEGVFSGEKYALELLEMTGIECVKTIKDKERFKPKGTLMEIRGDFSMLLKVERTLLNLLQHSSGIATLTSRFVKALNSHEVRLLDTRKTRPLLRIFEKYSVLNGGASNHRLGLDDALMLKDTHLKHVKDLKSFLTHARKNLPFTAKIEIECESFEEAKNAMNAGADIVMCDNLSALETKEIAAYRDSHYPFVLLEASGNISLESVNAYAKSGVDAISVGALIHQATFIDMHMKMA